In a genomic window of Streptomyces sp. SJL17-4:
- a CDS encoding ATP-dependent Clp protease proteolytic subunit has product MEVPAMDARHVLPEFTERTSYGTRTLDPYSKLLASRIVFLGTPIDETSANDVIAQLLYLDHAGPEQDISLYINSPGGSISAMTAIYDTLRSLHCDVETTCLGQAVSTAAVLLAAGTPGKRMTLPGARITLRQPAMDEPLQGQPSDLDIHARELLRLRALMAGMLAAHTGQDRERVDADLDRLTVLDAPTAVAYGLVDHVITNRRAGAGGTAG; this is encoded by the coding sequence ATGGAGGTACCTGCCATGGATGCTCGTCACGTCCTGCCCGAGTTCACGGAGCGCACCAGCTACGGAACCCGGACCCTCGACCCGTACTCGAAGCTCCTCGCGTCCCGGATCGTCTTCCTCGGGACGCCGATCGACGAGACGTCGGCCAACGACGTCATCGCCCAACTCCTGTATCTGGACCACGCGGGCCCCGAACAGGACATCTCGCTCTACATCAACTCCCCCGGCGGCTCGATCAGCGCCATGACCGCGATCTACGACACGCTGCGCTCGCTCCACTGCGACGTGGAGACCACCTGCCTGGGTCAGGCCGTCTCCACCGCCGCCGTGCTGCTCGCCGCCGGAACACCGGGCAAGCGCATGACGCTGCCGGGCGCCCGGATCACGCTCCGTCAGCCCGCCATGGACGAGCCGCTCCAGGGCCAGCCGAGCGACCTCGACATCCACGCCCGCGAACTGCTCCGCCTCCGCGCGCTGATGGCGGGGATGCTCGCCGCGCACACGGGACAGGACCGGGAGCGGGTCGACGCCGACCTCGACCGCCTCACGGTCCTGGACGCGCCGACGGCGGTCGCGTACGGCCTGGTGGACCACGTGATCACGAACCGGCGCGCGGGCGCCGGCGGCACGGCGGGGTGA
- a CDS encoding type II toxin-antitoxin system Phd/YefM family antitoxin — MTYEIPVTQARAELADLINRVVYGGERVVVTRHGKPLVALVSAADLEELEAAEKPADEQVISSVSGLRSLDSATGEQRRFGIAAHHREPGVS; from the coding sequence ATGACCTACGAGATCCCGGTGACGCAAGCGCGAGCCGAGCTCGCCGACCTGATCAACCGCGTCGTGTACGGCGGTGAGCGCGTCGTCGTCACCCGCCACGGGAAGCCGCTCGTCGCCCTGGTCTCCGCCGCTGACCTGGAGGAACTCGAGGCCGCCGAGAAGCCCGCCGACGAGCAGGTGATCAGCTCCGTCTCCGGCCTCCGCTCCCTGGACTCCGCTACCGGCGAACAGCGCCGCTTCGGCATCGCCGCCCACCACCGCGAGCCCGGCGTCTCCTAG